ATTGGTCAGCGTGTCGGTATCGGCTGGACGGCTCGCAGCTGCGGACACTGTGATGCCTGTATCAGCGGCAACCAGATCAACTGCCTCGAAGGCTCCGTCCCCACCATTCTGAACAAAGGCGGTTTCGCCGATAAACTGCGCGCCGACTGGCAATGGGTCATTCCTCTGCCAGAAAGCATTGATATCGAATCCGCCGGCCCGCTGCTTTGCGGGGGTATCACCGTCTTCAAACCACTGCTGATGCACCACATCACCGCCACCAGCCGCGTGGGTGTGATTGGTATTGGCGGTCTGGGTCACATCGCCATCAAACTGCTGCATGCCATGGGCTGTGAAGTGACCGCCTTTAGCTCTAACCCGGCAAAAGAGAAAGAAGTGCTGGCGATGGGTGCAGATAAAGTGGTTAACAGCCGCGATCCAGAAGCGCTGAAAGCACTCGCAGGTCAGTTTGATCTAATCATCAACACCGTCAACGTCGATCTCGACTGGCAGCCATATTTCGAAGCCCTGGCCTACGGCGGTAATTTCCACACCGTGGGTGCAGTGCTGAAAC
This sequence is a window from Enterobacter sp. RHBSTW-00994. Protein-coding genes within it:
- a CDS encoding NAD(P)-dependent alcohol dehydrogenase, producing the protein MSKIKSYAAPQAGAELELYEYDAGDLKAEDVEVQVDYCGICHSDLSMIDNEWGFSQYPLVAGHEVIGHVVALGAAAQDKGLKIGQRVGIGWTARSCGHCDACISGNQINCLEGSVPTILNKGGFADKLRADWQWVIPLPESIDIESAGPLLCGGITVFKPLLMHHITATSRVGVIGIGGLGHIAIKLLHAMGCEVTAFSSNPAKEKEVLAMGADKVVNSRDPEALKALAGQFDLIINTVNVDLDWQPYFEALAYGGNFHTVGAVLKPLPVPAFTLIGGDRSVSGSATGTPFELRKLMKFAGRTKVAPTTELYPMSKINEAIQHVRDGKARYRVVLKADF